Proteins from one Oscillatoria nigro-viridis PCC 7112 genomic window:
- a CDS encoding 2Fe-2S iron-sulfur cluster-binding protein, whose protein sequence is MTNSYTIKIHNRQTGDRHTVRVPEDRYILQSAENQGVELPFSCRNGACTACAVRVKSGELYQPEAMGLSVELQKEGYALLCVSYPRSNIEVETQDEDEVYELQFGRYFGKGKVKAGLPLDEE, encoded by the coding sequence ATGACTAACTCTTACACAATTAAAATTCATAACAGACAGACAGGCGATCGCCACACCGTGCGAGTACCCGAAGACCGCTACATCCTGCAAAGCGCCGAAAACCAAGGAGTAGAATTGCCCTTTTCCTGCCGCAACGGCGCTTGTACTGCTTGTGCGGTGCGCGTCAAGTCGGGGGAACTGTACCAGCCAGAAGCAATGGGGCTTTCTGTGGAACTGCAAAAAGAAGGTTATGCCCTGCTGTGCGTCAGCTATCCCCGTTCCAACATCGAGGTAGAGACACAAGACGAAGACGAAGTGTACGAACTGCAATTCGGCCGCTACTTCGGCAAAGGTAAAGTTAAAGCCGGTTTGCCGTTGGATGAAGAGTGA
- a CDS encoding HEAT repeat domain-containing protein, protein MKISEIQAALESSDSQQRLRGVTALRKCDSAVALPMLLSKVDDREFIVRSCVAMGLRETKSAEAFAALLKMMQFDRDPNVRAEAANSLSMFQSEAIPHLVEAFRRDDNWLVRRSIMAALYEMQCPDAVFEICAIALGGEDFSVQEAAIDGFGLLANTQKQEEALQQLLPFVSADYWGTRLRVARALSKFDNPQARAAVSYLAKDRDHRVAGATLEASL, encoded by the coding sequence ATGAAAATTAGCGAAATCCAAGCAGCGCTGGAAAGTTCGGATTCTCAACAGAGGCTGCGGGGGGTAACGGCTCTGAGAAAGTGCGATTCTGCGGTGGCGCTGCCGATGTTGCTGAGCAAAGTGGACGATCGGGAGTTTATCGTGCGATCGTGTGTGGCGATGGGATTGCGGGAGACTAAAAGTGCGGAAGCTTTTGCGGCACTGTTAAAAATGATGCAGTTCGATCGCGATCCGAACGTGCGCGCCGAAGCCGCTAACTCTTTGTCAATGTTCCAAAGCGAGGCGATTCCTCACTTGGTGGAAGCTTTCCGCCGCGATGACAATTGGCTCGTCCGCCGCAGTATCATGGCTGCGCTGTACGAAATGCAGTGTCCTGATGCAGTATTTGAAATTTGTGCGATCGCTCTTGGCGGCGAAGATTTTTCTGTTCAGGAAGCAGCAATTGACGGATTTGGTCTGCTGGCAAATACCCAGAAGCAAGAAGAGGCATTGCAGCAATTGTTACCTTTTGTAAGCGCGGATTACTGGGGAACTCGGCTGCGAGTTGCTCGCGCGCTGAGCAAATTTGACAATCCTCAAGCTCGCGCTGCTGTGAGCTATTTGGCAAAAGATCGAGATCATCGGGTTGCAGGTGCGACTTTGGAAGCTTCGCTTTAA
- a CDS encoding thermonuclease family protein, whose amino-acid sequence MLYRLFAIALCLLLASCQKPEIPQGTIAKVERAISGQTIEVISTADKIALLEQIRLIGIDAPDLKQQPWGEAAKQRLEKLIGGKQVLLESDIEQKDQFDRKLAYLWQDKNLLNEQLVKEGYALASVRSPNTKYQQRLINAQEWARLMGKGLWNPERALRQTPAEFRQQNRK is encoded by the coding sequence ATGCTTTATCGGTTATTTGCGATCGCCCTTTGTCTGTTGCTAGCTAGCTGCCAAAAACCAGAAATTCCCCAAGGTACGATCGCCAAAGTAGAAAGGGCCATCAGCGGCCAAACAATCGAAGTTATCAGTACCGCCGACAAAATAGCCTTATTAGAACAAATCAGGCTGATTGGTATTGATGCGCCGGATTTAAAACAGCAGCCTTGGGGAGAAGCAGCCAAACAAAGACTAGAAAAGCTAATTGGGGGAAAACAGGTATTGTTAGAATCAGACATCGAACAGAAAGACCAGTTCGATCGCAAACTAGCCTACTTGTGGCAAGATAAAAATTTGCTCAACGAACAGCTAGTCAAAGAAGGTTATGCCCTTGCCTCAGTGCGATCGCCCAACACCAAATACCAGCAGCGACTCATCAACGCTCAAGAATGGGCGAGACTTATGGGTAAAGGTCTGTGGAATCCAGAACGAGCTTTGCGCCAAACTCCCGCAGAATTTCG
- a CDS encoding CopG family transcriptional regulator, with product MVKKNRNVVSSNSDSKVKIGLSLTSSSADRLNAISRKLGISRSELLERLAQGALDISKDKTEVTVTWKKGEETKVEAAHLQGETAEESEFNDAVTAETLSDSVSVKPNSLQESYETLQQQLAERESSIASLQQQLASEKQNLESQLQETVAKSSYEALQQQLSERESSIASLQQQLASEKQNLESQLQETVATSSYEALQQQLSERESSIASLQQQLASEKQNLESQLQETVAKSSYESLQQQLSERESSIASLQQQLASEKQNLESQLQETVAKSSYESLQQQLSERESSIASLQQQLATEKQNLDSQLQETVAKSSYESLQQQLSERESSIASLQQQVSEREQREHEFQQQLAEKSSALESLQQQLAEREQREHEFQQQLAEKSSALESLQQQVSEREQREHEFQQQLAEKSSALESLQQQLAEREQREHDEFQQQLAEKSSVLESLQQQFAEKSSALESLQQQLATEKQNLESQFQETVSKSSYESLQHELAEKSSAIGDFQVKLTKLQSLENQLSQSAAIQRNYDALQQQSQEQLRTIKALREQLAQMQAVAGIGEAYLNKWRRP from the coding sequence ATGGTCAAAAAAAATCGCAATGTAGTTAGTTCCAATTCAGACAGCAAAGTCAAAATCGGACTTTCGCTGACTTCTTCTAGTGCAGATCGATTAAACGCGATCTCTCGAAAGCTCGGAATATCAAGGTCGGAGCTCCTAGAACGCTTGGCACAAGGCGCTCTGGATATTTCTAAGGACAAGACGGAAGTTACTGTCACTTGGAAAAAAGGTGAAGAAACGAAGGTAGAGGCAGCCCACTTGCAAGGGGAAACAGCCGAAGAAAGCGAATTTAATGACGCTGTAACGGCAGAAACTCTATCGGACTCGGTGAGTGTAAAGCCAAATTCGCTGCAAGAAAGTTACGAAACTTTACAGCAGCAGTTGGCTGAACGCGAAAGTTCGATCGCTTCTTTGCAGCAGCAATTAGCTAGCGAAAAGCAAAATCTCGAAAGCCAATTGCAGGAAACAGTAGCGAAGTCAAGTTACGAAGCTTTACAGCAGCAGTTGAGTGAACGCGAAAGTTCGATCGCTTCTTTGCAGCAGCAATTAGCTAGCGAAAAGCAAAATCTCGAAAGCCAATTGCAGGAAACAGTAGCGACGTCAAGTTACGAAGCTTTACAGCAGCAGTTGAGTGAACGCGAAAGTTCGATCGCTTCTTTGCAGCAGCAATTAGCTAGCGAAAAGCAAAATCTCGAAAGCCAATTGCAGGAAACAGTAGCGAAGTCAAGTTACGAAAGTTTACAGCAGCAGTTGAGTGAACGCGAAAGTTCGATCGCTTCTTTGCAGCAGCAATTAGCTAGCGAAAAGCAAAATCTCGAAAGCCAATTGCAGGAAACAGTAGCGAAGTCAAGTTACGAAAGTTTACAGCAGCAGTTGAGTGAACGCGAAAGTTCGATCGCTTCTTTGCAGCAGCAATTAGCTACCGAAAAGCAAAATCTCGACAGTCAATTGCAGGAAACAGTAGCGAAGTCAAGTTACGAAAGTTTACAGCAGCAGTTGAGTGAACGCGAAAGTTCGATCGCTTCTTTGCAGCAGCAAGTCTCCGAAAGAGAACAGCGGGAACACGAGTTTCAGCAGCAGCTAGCCGAAAAATCCAGTGCTCTGGAATCTTTGCAGCAGCAATTGGCCGAAAGAGAACAGCGGGAACACGAGTTTCAGCAGCAGCTAGCCGAAAAATCCAGTGCTCTGGAATCTTTGCAGCAGCAAGTCTCCGAAAGAGAACAGCGGGAACACGAGTTTCAGCAGCAGCTAGCCGAAAAATCCAGTGCTCTGGAATCTTTGCAGCAGCAATTGGCCGAAAGAGAACAGCGGGAACACGACGAGTTTCAGCAGCAGCTAGCCGAAAAATCCAGTGTTCTGGAATCTTTGCAGCAGCAATTCGCCGAAAAATCCAGTGCTCTGGAATCTTTGCAGCAGCAATTGGCCACCGAAAAGCAAAATCTCGAAAGCCAATTCCAGGAAACCGTGTCGAAGTCGAGTTACGAATCGTTGCAGCACGAGTTAGCAGAAAAGTCAAGTGCGATCGGCGACTTCCAAGTTAAACTGACCAAGTTGCAATCTCTAGAAAATCAATTGAGCCAGAGTGCGGCGATACAGCGAAATTACGACGCTTTGCAGCAACAGTCTCAAGAACAGCTAAGAACCATCAAAGCTTTACGGGAACAGCTAGCTCAAATGCAGGCTGTGGCTGGGATTGGCGAAGCTTATCTCAACAAGTGGCGCCGTCCCTGA
- a CDS encoding phosphodiester glycosidase family protein: MTYRPTIKQIWQILGLGILLAPILLYNIPYFLRPQQTNEARSLFQGIAYRREFWPNPRPALIHIVSIDLKAPGIGIFVTPGNPTPDLTETNARTATEFLKEFKLQLAVNGNFFYPCIEKAPWHYYPRSGDRVNNIGHAIAKSQAYSQPDPSFPALCFDAKNRVQIIENGTCPAGTVYAVAGDTLLVKNGKPVVQSQEERKQDKPYPRAAAAIDKTGDKLWLILADGKQRLYSEGLKLSEITEISLQLGAETVLNLDGGGSVSFAVASPSGAKLLNAPIQNKIPMQERPISNHLGFYARDN; this comes from the coding sequence ATGACTTATCGACCCACCATCAAACAAATTTGGCAGATTCTCGGTCTCGGAATATTGCTCGCACCAATACTACTCTACAACATTCCCTACTTTTTGCGTCCCCAACAAACAAACGAAGCCCGATCGCTCTTTCAAGGAATAGCCTACCGCAGGGAATTTTGGCCTAATCCCCGTCCCGCCCTAATTCACATTGTTAGCATCGACCTAAAAGCGCCGGGAATAGGAATTTTTGTCACTCCCGGAAACCCAACACCCGATTTAACAGAAACCAATGCCCGCACCGCTACTGAATTCCTGAAAGAATTTAAATTGCAATTAGCAGTCAACGGCAATTTTTTTTATCCCTGCATCGAGAAAGCACCTTGGCATTACTATCCCCGCAGTGGCGATCGAGTAAATAATATCGGACACGCCATTGCCAAAAGCCAAGCTTATTCTCAACCAGATCCAAGCTTTCCCGCCCTTTGTTTTGATGCCAAAAACCGCGTTCAAATAATCGAAAACGGCACTTGTCCTGCGGGGACAGTCTATGCAGTTGCCGGAGATACTTTGCTGGTTAAAAATGGCAAACCCGTAGTACAAAGTCAGGAAGAACGCAAACAGGATAAACCCTATCCCCGTGCAGCCGCGGCGATCGACAAAACAGGCGACAAGTTGTGGTTAATTCTGGCAGACGGCAAGCAGAGGCTTTACAGTGAAGGGCTGAAATTGAGCGAAATAACTGAGATTTCGCTGCAGTTGGGAGCCGAGACAGTGCTAAATTTAGATGGCGGCGGGTCGGTAAGTTTTGCAGTAGCATCGCCGTCAGGAGCGAAACTGTTGAATGCTCCGATTCAGAATAAAATCCCCATGCAGGAACGTCCAATTTCCAATCATTTGGGATTTTATGCGCGGGATAATTAG
- a CDS encoding helix-turn-helix domain-containing protein, with the protein MSDLFSATIFSKIRAFDTLNKLPDFLIKYRIAAKISKQELAPILGINPERLKKYEDTDYQCASFVEILQVSIALGVEFETAAIRVDFQEIKAVQKTLEKWRKEKVNLATDSPARSTIILSFVERAGEPLDKAV; encoded by the coding sequence ATGAGCGACTTGTTCAGTGCAACAATATTTAGCAAAATCCGAGCATTTGATACTTTAAATAAGTTGCCAGATTTTTTAATTAAATATCGCATAGCAGCAAAAATTAGCAAACAAGAACTAGCTCCGATACTAGGAATTAATCCTGAGCGACTTAAGAAATATGAAGACACAGATTATCAATGCGCTAGTTTTGTGGAAATCCTCCAAGTCAGCATAGCATTGGGCGTAGAATTTGAAACGGCTGCGATCCGGGTAGATTTTCAGGAAATAAAAGCCGTTCAAAAAACTTTAGAAAAATGGCGAAAAGAAAAAGTTAATTTGGCAACGGACTCTCCGGCCCGTTCCACAATAATATTGAGTTTTGTGGAACGGGCCGGAGAGCCCCTTGATAAGGCTGTATAA
- the crtD gene encoding C-3',4' desaturase CrtD produces the protein MRGDRTHFGKSSPTDTKGRVTVIGGGIGGLTAAALLARRGYKVLVLDQAIVPGGCASTFKRKSFTFDVGATQVAGLEPGGIHHRIFSELDIELPAATPCDPACAVFLPGETAPISVWRDPQKWQEERQRQFPGSEPFWQLLSALFKASWKFQGRDPVLPPRNLWDFWQLIQAVRPDTLITLPFTFMTVGDALRLCGLGDNLRLKTFLDLQLKLYSQVDTEETALLYAATALGVSQEPQGLYHLQGSMQVLSDRLVGAIELYGGKVLLRHTVESIVTANGKATATVIRNQKTGEVWTETADRIVANVTAQNLVKLLSIEPIVGNLTDNLSVKSETSETTNQLPNQMAGYKYRVDKLPPASGAFVIYLGVHESAIPANCPPHLQFLYDYEGEIGENNSLFVSVSHPGDGRAPEGMATIIASSFTDTRMWWNSVDYEGLKQKYTVGAIARLSEYFNLTPESIVHQESATPRTFARYTARDRGVVGGIGQRIPTFGPFGFANRTPIKNLWLVGDSTHPGEGTAGVSYSALTVVRQMEAASKI, from the coding sequence ATGAGAGGCGATCGCACCCATTTTGGCAAATCCAGCCCCACAGACACTAAGGGCCGCGTCACGGTAATTGGAGGCGGTATCGGCGGGCTGACAGCAGCCGCCCTGCTAGCCCGCAGAGGATACAAAGTGCTAGTCTTAGACCAGGCGATCGTCCCCGGCGGATGCGCTTCCACCTTCAAGCGCAAAAGCTTTACCTTCGATGTCGGCGCCACGCAGGTTGCAGGATTGGAACCAGGAGGCATTCACCACCGAATTTTTTCAGAATTAGACATAGAACTCCCCGCAGCCACACCCTGCGATCCCGCTTGTGCGGTGTTTTTGCCGGGAGAAACCGCACCGATTAGCGTGTGGCGAGATCCGCAAAAGTGGCAGGAAGAAAGGCAGCGGCAGTTTCCTGGAAGCGAACCTTTTTGGCAGTTATTGTCTGCATTGTTCAAAGCTAGCTGGAAATTTCAAGGGCGCGATCCAGTTTTACCGCCCAGAAACTTATGGGATTTCTGGCAATTAATTCAAGCAGTTCGCCCCGATACTCTAATTACTTTGCCTTTCACTTTTATGACAGTGGGAGATGCTTTGCGGCTTTGCGGGTTGGGCGACAATTTGCGCTTGAAAACTTTTCTGGATTTGCAGTTAAAATTGTATTCTCAAGTTGATACCGAAGAAACGGCGCTACTTTACGCGGCGACGGCTTTAGGAGTTTCGCAAGAGCCGCAGGGATTGTATCATCTACAAGGAAGTATGCAGGTATTGAGCGATCGACTCGTAGGGGCGATCGAACTCTACGGCGGCAAAGTCCTGTTGCGGCACACAGTTGAAAGCATTGTCACCGCCAACGGCAAAGCCACCGCTACAGTGATTCGCAATCAAAAAACAGGCGAAGTTTGGACAGAAACTGCCGATCGCATTGTTGCCAACGTGACCGCGCAAAATTTAGTAAAATTGTTGTCAATCGAGCCGATTGTCGGGAATTTAACAGATAATTTATCGGTTAAATCAGAGACTTCAGAGACAACAAACCAACTCCCAAATCAAATGGCAGGCTACAAATATCGAGTAGATAAATTGCCGCCCGCCTCCGGTGCATTTGTTATATATTTGGGAGTGCATGAAAGCGCAATTCCGGCCAATTGTCCGCCGCACCTTCAGTTTCTCTACGATTACGAAGGCGAGATTGGGGAGAATAATTCATTATTTGTTTCAGTCAGCCATCCGGGTGATGGCCGAGCACCGGAGGGAATGGCGACAATTATCGCTTCGTCATTTACTGATACTCGAATGTGGTGGAATTCGGTTGATTATGAAGGATTGAAGCAAAAATATACGGTCGGGGCGATCGCCCGTTTGAGCGAATATTTCAATTTGACGCCAGAGTCGATCGTACACCAAGAATCAGCGACACCCCGCACCTTTGCCCGCTACACGGCGAGAGATAGAGGCGTTGTCGGCGGTATCGGGCAGCGAATACCAACCTTCGGCCCCTTCGGATTTGCCAACCGCACACCAATTAAAAACTTGTGGTTAGTGGGCGACTCCACCCATCCCGGAGAAGGAACTGCCGGCGTTTCCTATTCTGCTTTAACAGTAGTGCGGCAAATGGAAGCCGCCTCTAAAATCTAA
- a CDS encoding pentapeptide repeat-containing protein produces MNNYDSNNFSNQILRNRSFQGQVLNGADFSGADVRGCNFRNAQLAGANFIGAKIGLSRRQIAVLSAGAIAVCLVVGDVLTRLILGAQGQLPDSRSWPFVLLLYGVLSAAGFASAIASKQPKTSKAGIVARTISAILSGALLGFFYAGTATDNNSQAALAGMAIGGVLMFFVSSRIRSQFAQVAIASAGSVATYAAAFLFSATASAFLSTHKLFWGMGLGLLSLLYLWFAFVSFSAIVLEIGNAEGTSFRGANLADTKFDINYLYLKSKI; encoded by the coding sequence ATGAACAATTATGATTCTAATAATTTTAGCAATCAAATTTTACGAAATCGATCGTTCCAAGGACAAGTTCTTAACGGTGCTGATTTCAGCGGTGCGGATGTTCGAGGCTGCAATTTTAGAAATGCTCAGTTAGCGGGTGCGAATTTTATCGGTGCGAAAATCGGGCTTTCTAGGCGACAGATAGCTGTTTTGAGTGCTGGGGCGATCGCGGTTTGTTTGGTTGTGGGCGATGTTCTGACTCGACTGATTTTGGGAGCCCAAGGACAACTACCGGACTCTCGCAGTTGGCCTTTTGTTCTGTTGCTGTACGGGGTTTTGAGCGCTGCTGGTTTCGCTTCGGCGATCGCCAGCAAACAGCCAAAAACCTCAAAAGCGGGTATAGTGGCACGAACAATTTCTGCTATTCTATCAGGAGCTTTGTTGGGATTTTTCTATGCTGGCACTGCAACTGATAATAATTCCCAGGCTGCTCTTGCTGGAATGGCGATCGGCGGGGTGTTAATGTTTTTTGTGAGTTCGCGGATTCGCAGCCAATTTGCACAGGTTGCGATCGCATCGGCTGGAAGTGTGGCGACTTACGCAGCGGCTTTTTTGTTCAGTGCAACGGCGAGCGCTTTTCTGAGTACTCACAAACTGTTTTGGGGTATGGGTTTAGGTTTGCTGTCGCTGCTGTATCTTTGGTTTGCGTTTGTGTCTTTCTCGGCTATTGTTCTAGAGATTGGAAATGCTGAGGGTACTTCGTTCAGAGGGGCAAATCTCGCTGATACTAAGTTCGATATAAATTACCTCTATCTAAAATCTAAAATTTAA